The following proteins come from a genomic window of Achromobacter deleyi:
- a CDS encoding thioredoxin family protein — protein MTLLVPGSDLTALRAQLAASPDAWLVACFCAAWCDTCEEYKPKLRTLSGALPQHVFAWIDIEDHAELLGEVDVENFPTLLIQIGGRVVFYGPMLPHIGHLERLLESLDAQSAAVTAALPDLPRLLAA, from the coding sequence ATGACACTACTTGTACCCGGCTCCGACCTCACCGCCTTGCGCGCCCAATTGGCGGCCTCGCCCGATGCCTGGCTGGTCGCCTGTTTCTGCGCCGCCTGGTGCGACACCTGCGAGGAATACAAACCCAAGCTGCGCACGCTGTCCGGCGCCCTGCCGCAGCATGTCTTCGCCTGGATCGACATCGAGGACCACGCCGAATTGCTGGGCGAGGTCGACGTCGAGAATTTCCCCACCCTGCTGATCCAGATCGGCGGCCGCGTGGTGTTCTACGGCCCCATGCTGCCCCACATCGGCCATCTCGAGCGCCTGCTCGAAAGCCTGGACGCGCAGAGCGCCGCGGTGACCGCGGCCTTGCCCGACCTGCCCCGGCTGCTCGCCGC